From one Caldithrix abyssi DSM 13497 genomic stretch:
- a CDS encoding NAD(P)/FAD-dependent oxidoreductase, protein MSRIYDVVVVGGGPAGSAAALFCVRHGLEVCVIEKAQFPRDKICGDAISGKSMTMLKELELLDEVTTLPSARINAITFGNPDHNTVTIPLLGDKRRGIPPGLVIKRLLFDEFLFNKVRKSAASVYEGYQVNRLIFDGDRVIGVETRGTEHVNSISVLGKVIIGADGFNSIVARHTGLYEHDPEHWVVALRQYYKNVKGLNDTIELHYIDEVQPGYLWLFPAGDNVANIGIGMLHKSMKKRNVNLSEAMQKAINSPFFADRFAEAEPLEKPMGWNLPVASKHRKNYGHGFLLLGDAAGLIDPFTGEGIGNALFSAKIAAETVAEAVKQNDFTEEFLKRYDQKLWQALGDELQVSAKLQRIGRISPLLNFVIKKAARSNHVREIISGMMANQIPKTEFANPLFYLKLFFSN, encoded by the coding sequence ATGTCAAGAATTTATGATGTTGTTGTGGTTGGCGGCGGGCCGGCGGGCTCTGCAGCCGCTTTGTTTTGTGTGCGTCACGGGCTCGAAGTCTGCGTTATTGAAAAAGCGCAATTCCCGCGCGATAAAATCTGCGGAGACGCCATCTCAGGTAAATCCATGACCATGCTTAAGGAACTGGAGCTATTAGACGAGGTGACCACTTTACCCTCGGCTCGCATTAACGCCATTACGTTTGGCAATCCCGATCACAATACGGTAACCATCCCCTTATTGGGCGATAAACGGCGCGGCATTCCGCCTGGTCTGGTTATTAAGCGGCTATTGTTTGATGAATTTCTATTCAACAAAGTCAGAAAATCAGCGGCCAGTGTTTATGAAGGCTATCAGGTAAACCGCCTGATTTTTGATGGCGACCGTGTAATTGGCGTGGAAACGCGCGGAACAGAACATGTGAACTCCATCAGCGTCCTGGGTAAGGTTATTATCGGGGCCGATGGTTTTAATTCTATTGTGGCGCGACACACTGGCCTTTATGAGCACGATCCGGAACACTGGGTGGTAGCCCTTCGTCAATATTACAAAAACGTAAAAGGTTTGAATGATACCATTGAACTGCATTACATCGACGAAGTTCAACCAGGCTATTTATGGCTGTTTCCGGCCGGCGACAATGTGGCCAATATTGGCATAGGAATGCTGCACAAAAGTATGAAAAAACGCAATGTTAATTTGAGCGAAGCGATGCAGAAGGCCATTAACAGTCCCTTTTTTGCCGACCGTTTTGCCGAAGCCGAGCCGCTGGAAAAACCGATGGGATGGAATTTGCCGGTCGCCAGCAAACATCGTAAAAATTATGGCCATGGATTTTTGTTGCTGGGCGACGCCGCTGGTTTAATCGATCCCTTTACTGGCGAAGGAATTGGCAATGCGCTCTTTTCGGCTAAAATCGCAGCCGAAACCGTCGCCGAGGCGGTTAAACAAAACGACTTTACCGAAGAGTTTTTAAAACGCTACGATCAGAAGCTCTGGCAGGCGCTGGGAGATGAGTTGCAGGTCAGCGCCAAATTGCAACGCATTGGCCGAATAAGCCCCCTGCTCAATTTTGTGATCAAAAAAGCAGCCCGCAGCAACCATGTGCGCGAAATTATCAGCGGCATGATGGCCAATCAGATTCCTAAAACAGAATTTGCCAATCCTTTATTTTATTTAAAATTGTTTTTTAGTAATTAA
- a CDS encoding M64 family metallopeptidase, which translates to MLKKLLFLFLLPTLIWAQNDFYRFFRDSTLRIDYYHIGDDDEEWITIDHYYLLRQWAGSVSKLIDPFDNGKYYVKVFDAQTHRLIFSRGFNSYFGEYQTTEMAKKGLKRTYHETALIPFPRASVIFRIYARDRQNHLNLIFERTIDVQNLQINEENRATGASVITAHYSGAAHNNVDVVFLAEGYTLQDSAKFRKDLSHYATVLLNKEPFKTYRDKFNIYGVFKPSVEAGCDEPTHQQFRSTVLNCTFNSMGSYRYLLTEDNRAMHDLASAVPYDAVIIMVNHARYGGGGIYNFYMDFTTDNPYSENVFIHEFGHSFGGLADEYYTAATAFDEFYPPGVEPTEPNITRLFNPQRLKWRNLVQADTPIPTPWQKETFDQLQIDYQKKRQELNRQMAELSQAQAGSAALARVQKEATELAHKFNAMADKILHEDRYAGKVGAFEGAGYVSEGMYRPMLDCVMFRNGDKPFCQVCAQRLMKVIKFFSD; encoded by the coding sequence ATGTTAAAAAAACTGCTGTTTTTATTTTTGCTGCCCACCCTGATATGGGCGCAAAATGATTTTTACAGATTTTTCAGAGACAGCACCTTGCGCATTGATTATTACCACATCGGCGACGATGACGAAGAATGGATTACCATCGACCATTATTACCTGCTCCGCCAGTGGGCGGGTTCTGTTTCAAAGTTGATCGATCCCTTTGACAATGGCAAATATTACGTTAAAGTTTTTGATGCGCAGACCCACCGATTGATTTTTTCAAGGGGCTTTAATTCCTATTTTGGCGAATACCAGACTACGGAAATGGCAAAAAAGGGCCTCAAGCGTACATATCATGAAACGGCGTTGATTCCCTTTCCCAGAGCGTCGGTTATTTTCCGTATTTACGCCAGAGATCGACAGAATCATTTAAACCTCATCTTTGAGCGCACAATAGATGTGCAAAATCTTCAAATCAACGAGGAAAATCGAGCGACCGGCGCATCGGTAATTACGGCTCATTATTCCGGTGCGGCTCATAACAATGTGGATGTTGTTTTTCTGGCGGAAGGGTACACCCTGCAGGATAGCGCCAAATTCCGGAAGGACCTGTCCCATTACGCCACTGTTTTGTTAAATAAAGAACCATTTAAAACCTATCGGGATAAATTTAATATCTACGGCGTATTTAAGCCCTCTGTCGAAGCGGGCTGCGATGAACCTACGCACCAACAATTCCGCAGTACGGTTTTAAACTGCACATTTAATTCGATGGGTTCCTATCGTTACTTGTTAACCGAAGACAACCGCGCCATGCATGATTTGGCTTCGGCTGTACCTTACGACGCCGTCATCATCATGGTCAACCACGCTCGTTACGGCGGCGGCGGAATCTACAACTTTTACATGGATTTTACCACCGATAATCCGTACAGTGAAAATGTATTTATTCACGAATTCGGTCATTCTTTCGGTGGACTGGCCGATGAATATTACACTGCCGCCACGGCTTTCGATGAATTTTATCCGCCGGGTGTGGAGCCCACCGAGCCCAATATCACACGCCTGTTCAATCCACAAAGGCTCAAGTGGAGAAATCTGGTTCAGGCAGATACGCCCATCCCCACGCCATGGCAGAAAGAGACCTTTGATCAACTGCAGATCGACTATCAAAAAAAACGACAGGAATTAAATCGCCAGATGGCTGAATTGAGTCAGGCGCAGGCCGGTTCGGCAGCCCTGGCCAGAGTGCAAAAAGAGGCGACAGAGCTGGCGCACAAATTCAATGCTATGGCCGATAAAATTTTGCATGAAGACAGGTATGCCGGAAAGGTGGGCGCTTTTGAGGGCGCCGGTTATGTGTCTGAAGGCATGTACCGCCCCATGCTGGACTGTGTGATGTTCAGAAACGGCGATAAACCTTTTTGCCAGGTGTGCGCTCAGCGCCTTATGAAAGTAATAAAGTTTTTTAGCGATTAA
- a CDS encoding alkaline phosphatase, protein MLRFNFKFFALALLTLMVLISCKQEARQPKNIIVFIADGCGFNQVAAGEYYQFGEKGKAVYQSFPIKFAISTFPVDGLYEPQKAWKSFAYVLQKPTDSAASATALATGVKTKNGILGMDSTFTPLQNIVEVVEQAGKATGVVTTVPFNHATPAGFVAHNESRKNYHQIAREMIFKSTIDLIMGAGHPEYDDNAQKLQEPVFKFISDSAFQELKQGKIGNDADGDGAVEYWTFIEDSADFAGLVSGQTPERVFGLAKVISTLQFNRAGDKSADAFTVPFNKGLPDLRTMTQAAINVLDDDPDGFFLMVEGGAIDWAGHANAPGRLIEEKLDFDKAVQAAIEWVEKNSNWDETLIIVTGDHETGYLTGPGAKTEYDGSTAFSVEEVWPALKNNGKGKMPDMEFHSHGHTNSLIPFFAKGQGSGLFEGEVDGTDPVRGKFIDNSDVGKVLKSFFNK, encoded by the coding sequence ATGCTTAGATTTAATTTTAAGTTTTTCGCGCTGGCGCTTTTGACTTTGATGGTATTGATTTCCTGCAAACAAGAGGCGCGTCAGCCCAAAAATATTATCGTTTTTATTGCCGATGGCTGCGGTTTTAACCAGGTGGCGGCGGGCGAATACTATCAATTTGGAGAAAAGGGCAAAGCGGTTTATCAAAGTTTTCCGATAAAATTTGCTATAAGTACCTTTCCGGTGGATGGTCTGTACGAACCGCAAAAGGCGTGGAAAAGCTTTGCCTACGTTTTGCAAAAACCCACTGATTCGGCGGCTTCGGCAACGGCTCTGGCCACGGGCGTTAAAACCAAAAATGGCATTCTGGGAATGGACTCTACCTTTACGCCCTTACAGAATATTGTGGAAGTGGTAGAGCAAGCGGGCAAGGCAACTGGCGTCGTAACTACCGTGCCGTTCAATCATGCCACGCCGGCCGGATTTGTAGCGCACAATGAGAGCAGAAAAAATTACCATCAGATTGCCCGTGAAATGATCTTTAAATCTACCATTGATCTCATAATGGGCGCCGGACATCCGGAATATGATGACAATGCACAAAAACTGCAGGAACCGGTATTCAAATTTATTTCGGATTCTGCATTCCAGGAGCTTAAACAAGGCAAGATAGGCAATGATGCCGATGGGGATGGCGCCGTCGAATACTGGACGTTTATTGAAGACAGCGCCGACTTTGCCGGACTGGTGAGCGGTCAAACGCCCGAACGAGTGTTTGGCCTGGCCAAAGTGATCTCGACCTTACAGTTCAACAGAGCCGGAGACAAAAGCGCCGACGCCTTTACCGTACCTTTTAATAAGGGCCTGCCCGATTTAAGAACGATGACGCAAGCCGCCATTAACGTGCTGGATGACGATCCAGACGGTTTCTTTTTGATGGTTGAAGGCGGCGCCATTGACTGGGCAGGACACGCAAACGCCCCCGGTCGCCTGATTGAAGAGAAACTGGACTTCGATAAGGCTGTGCAGGCCGCCATTGAATGGGTGGAAAAAAACAGCAACTGGGACGAAACGCTGATCATTGTCACCGGAGACCACGAAACCGGCTACTTAACCGGCCCCGGCGCAAAAACAGAGTACGACGGCTCGACTGCTTTCAGCGTCGAAGAGGTGTGGCCGGCGCTAAAAAACAATGGTAAAGGCAAAATGCCCGACATGGAGTTTCATAGCCATGGCCATACCAATTCATTGATCCCCTTCTTCGCAAAAGGGCAGGGTAGCGGCCTGTTTGAAGGTGAAGTCGATGGAACGGATCCTGTGCGCGGCAAGTTTATCGATAACAGCGATGTCGGAAAAGTATTAAAAAGTTTTTTCAATAAATGA
- a CDS encoding S1 family peptidase, with product MRLLLIFITFSFIFACSGQKQTLQPIKPLAPEPDGKYDSEFPIQPTAPHLNRFARSIKLISTMTFYKAYQFRFEDYITESDLKKPDIQKLSTTEYIYQRPASGTATLLSQNDRELIFLTCNHIVNHPDTIITYYSKKENSREKSPFVHSMSVKIKETMNIVGIQHASQPVLLAFEEKTDLAIIGVKLSRIPPAPLPVLNVPFGKAAQLEWGTFIYFLSYPLGKLMLSHSLVSQPNRDSAHNFLFNSSLTRGISGGIVLALRDGVPNFEIVGIVSALGAQTQYFLKPDLNRVSWMFDTYQPYTGDIFIDQQVGNNSGVIFAVSAENIVNFLKKNKRRIEEQGFEFPAKFIRVVR from the coding sequence ATGAGATTATTATTAATTTTTATCACCTTTTCGTTTATTTTTGCCTGCAGCGGGCAAAAACAAACGCTACAACCTATCAAGCCATTAGCTCCAGAGCCGGACGGAAAATATGATTCGGAATTTCCAATACAGCCCACAGCGCCGCACTTGAACCGTTTTGCGCGTTCCATCAAACTGATTTCGACCATGACCTTTTACAAGGCCTATCAATTTCGGTTTGAGGATTACATAACGGAATCCGATTTAAAAAAACCGGATATCCAAAAGCTTTCTACCACGGAATACATTTACCAGCGACCTGCTTCTGGGACGGCCACGCTACTTTCGCAAAACGATCGGGAGTTGATATTTTTAACCTGTAATCACATTGTTAACCATCCAGACACCATCATAACCTACTATTCTAAAAAAGAGAACTCTCGTGAAAAATCGCCTTTTGTTCACTCTATGTCCGTAAAAATTAAAGAGACTATGAACATCGTCGGCATTCAACACGCCAGTCAACCCGTTCTGCTGGCTTTTGAAGAAAAAACCGACCTGGCCATCATCGGCGTTAAACTATCCAGAATCCCTCCTGCTCCATTACCGGTTTTAAACGTACCTTTTGGTAAGGCGGCGCAGCTGGAATGGGGAACCTTTATTTACTTTCTGTCCTATCCTCTGGGCAAGTTGATGTTAAGCCATTCGCTGGTCAGCCAACCCAATCGGGACAGCGCGCACAATTTTTTATTTAATTCATCGCTTACCCGCGGCATTAGCGGCGGTATTGTTTTAGCGCTGCGCGACGGGGTTCCCAATTTTGAGATTGTAGGCATCGTTTCGGCGCTTGGCGCGCAAACGCAGTATTTTTTAAAACCCGATTTAAATCGCGTCTCGTGGATGTTCGACACCTACCAGCCTTACACGGGTGACATTTTTATTGACCAACAGGTGGGGAATAATTCTGGAGTTATCTTCGCGGTTTCCGCGGAAAATATTGTAAATTTTCTTAAAAAGAATAAAAGACGCATCGAAGAACAGGGCTTTGAGTTCCCCGCTAAATTTATTCGCGTTGTTCGATAA
- a CDS encoding DUF2459 domain-containing protein, protein MVKKILLTALAAFLLFVILVSLTIAIDSRRLQKRNVFPGEKAIHIFNYGWHTGLVVAVQDIPEDYLPYFAMLKEHRFIEISWGDEQFYQARGPGINWLLAVRALLWPTNSVLHLVGFKVPVDHFYRWSKYYTIYLTDEEFENLIYYVCSFFETDQNHKFIIIDRGLYGDSWFMKSKGTYIFPNTCNVWTARALKAAHLPLTPVIYQYPSFLVRVLENFSRKQKNHKNIRLAIIEQRE, encoded by the coding sequence ATGGTGAAAAAGATTTTGCTCACTGCGCTGGCCGCCTTTCTGCTTTTTGTTATTCTGGTTTCCCTGACGATTGCCATAGATTCCAGAAGATTGCAAAAGCGTAATGTTTTTCCGGGAGAAAAGGCGATCCATATCTTTAATTATGGCTGGCATACCGGATTGGTGGTCGCGGTTCAAGATATTCCTGAAGACTACCTGCCCTATTTTGCCATGTTAAAAGAGCACCGTTTTATTGAAATCAGTTGGGGGGATGAACAGTTTTACCAGGCGCGCGGTCCAGGCATAAACTGGTTGCTGGCGGTTAGAGCTTTACTCTGGCCAACCAACAGCGTTTTACATCTGGTCGGATTTAAGGTGCCGGTCGATCATTTTTATCGCTGGAGTAAATATTACACCATTTACTTAACGGATGAGGAATTTGAAAATCTAATCTATTATGTCTGTTCCTTTTTTGAGACCGACCAAAATCACAAATTCATCATAATCGATCGCGGACTGTACGGCGATAGCTGGTTTATGAAAAGCAAAGGCACATACATTTTCCCCAATACCTGTAATGTCTGGACGGCCAGGGCATTAAAAGCCGCACATTTGCCTCTGACGCCCGTTATCTATCAGTATCCTTCGTTTCTGGTGCGCGTTCTGGAAAATTTTTCCCGGAAACAGAAGAACCATAAAAACATTCGTCTGGCTATTATCGAACAACGCGAATAA
- a CDS encoding CotH kinase family protein, producing the protein MPILKMTGLVLTTLFCTALTLAAQNVSFESSNLPIVVIDTHGQEIPDEYRIVADMGIIYNGPDQRNYLNQSFNHFEGKIAIELRGASSQMFPKKQYRLETQTESGENLNVSLLGLPAENDWILYAPYSDKSLIRNVLIYQLSREIGQYASRTRFCELVLNGDYRGIYVLMEKIKRDKNRVNISKLKADEISGDDLTGGYIIKIDKRAGELVDGWQSIFPPYPQSAFRIFFQYHYPKPDEIVSQQKAYIQNWMFNFELSLFKNTFMHPDSGYYRWVNLNSFVDFFLLNEISKNVDGYRLSTFMYKDKDSKDGRLYMGPIWDFNLGFGNADYYHGYQTTGWQIDINRDPQFVDWNDPFLVPFWWEKLMSDSIFVKKLIQRYQILREDVFSLWHIYQLIDSYVDTLNEAQARNFQRWDVLGKYVWPNYFIGQTYEDEINYLKNWIAERLSWMDSQLFDEQPPTRPGRISVTQADHSSIALTWESATDNVGIAGYDVYLDGKYLQPTRLNNVTLYDLEDDKTYHITIKSRDFAGNRSLEEAQITASTELFTESDGLIVMKTEGAIYVDAFEEDQWRQVAWQSVEHVLMDNIENQSDLSARFKMLWDDVNLYLLVRIFDDLKIRDSGVNFYQDDGLELLFDMNYGKSNAIYSHTFTYRFTFQDSQFVETEQQAVEGIVYGVKMLDDGYFAELAIPWKTLRKEPAEGQLIAFDLQINDDDDGGRRDSKIGWWEDSNGLGLLKLKSMLSTLPGPPRTPQKFVLLRNFPNPFNSSTTLEITTAVTDYFQISLYDLRGRKIKVFKKKILLNAGLHHIRLPMEDMASGVYFVELKGRAAVKQISKIMLLK; encoded by the coding sequence ATGCCTATTTTGAAAATGACAGGCCTTGTCCTGACGACGCTGTTTTGCACAGCCTTAACTCTGGCGGCACAGAATGTCTCCTTTGAGTCTTCTAATTTGCCCATTGTGGTGATTGACACGCATGGTCAGGAGATTCCTGACGAGTATCGCATTGTGGCTGACATGGGCATTATTTACAACGGTCCGGATCAAAGAAATTATCTAAACCAATCCTTTAACCATTTTGAAGGAAAAATTGCCATTGAACTGCGCGGCGCCAGTTCACAGATGTTTCCAAAAAAGCAATACAGACTGGAAACGCAGACCGAATCGGGTGAGAATCTCAATGTTTCTTTACTCGGCTTGCCAGCGGAAAACGATTGGATTTTATACGCGCCATACAGCGATAAGTCTTTAATACGCAATGTGTTAATCTACCAGTTGAGTCGAGAAATAGGGCAGTACGCCAGCCGGACGCGGTTTTGCGAGCTGGTTTTAAACGGCGATTACCGCGGCATTTATGTTTTGATGGAAAAAATCAAGCGGGATAAGAATCGCGTAAATATCTCGAAGCTCAAAGCCGATGAAATTAGCGGCGATGATCTGACGGGCGGCTACATCATTAAAATCGATAAGCGCGCCGGTGAGCTGGTTGACGGCTGGCAGTCAATCTTTCCGCCTTATCCACAAAGCGCTTTTCGCATCTTTTTTCAATACCATTACCCGAAGCCCGATGAAATCGTCAGTCAGCAAAAAGCCTACATTCAGAACTGGATGTTTAATTTTGAGCTTTCGTTATTTAAGAATACTTTCATGCATCCCGATAGCGGCTACTATCGATGGGTGAATTTAAATTCTTTTGTTGATTTTTTTCTGTTAAATGAAATCAGTAAGAATGTGGATGGCTACCGGCTAAGCACCTTTATGTACAAAGATAAGGACAGCAAAGACGGTCGATTGTATATGGGGCCGATCTGGGACTTTAATTTAGGTTTTGGCAATGCCGATTATTACCACGGCTATCAAACTACTGGCTGGCAAATTGACATCAATCGAGATCCACAGTTTGTGGATTGGAATGATCCTTTTCTGGTGCCTTTTTGGTGGGAAAAATTAATGAGCGACAGCATATTCGTTAAAAAGCTGATTCAACGCTATCAAATCCTGCGTGAGGATGTGTTTTCCCTGTGGCACATTTATCAGTTGATCGATAGTTATGTGGATACATTGAACGAGGCTCAGGCGCGCAATTTTCAACGCTGGGATGTGCTGGGTAAGTACGTCTGGCCTAATTACTTCATCGGGCAAACCTATGAGGACGAAATTAACTATCTGAAAAACTGGATCGCAGAACGCTTAAGCTGGATGGATTCTCAGTTGTTTGATGAGCAACCGCCCACAAGACCCGGTCGAATTTCCGTTACGCAGGCTGACCATTCCAGCATTGCCCTGACCTGGGAATCCGCCACTGATAATGTGGGCATTGCCGGCTATGATGTTTACCTTGATGGGAAATACCTGCAACCGACACGTCTGAACAACGTCACGTTGTACGATCTGGAAGATGACAAAACGTATCATATTACGATTAAAAGCCGGGATTTTGCAGGGAATCGTTCACTGGAAGAAGCACAGATTACAGCCAGTACCGAACTCTTTACCGAAAGCGACGGACTGATCGTTATGAAAACGGAGGGCGCGATCTATGTGGATGCCTTTGAAGAAGATCAGTGGCGCCAGGTTGCATGGCAATCCGTAGAACACGTGTTAATGGATAATATCGAAAACCAGTCAGACCTTTCCGCCAGATTTAAAATGCTGTGGGACGATGTCAATCTTTATTTACTGGTTCGCATCTTTGACGATTTAAAGATCAGAGACTCCGGCGTAAACTTTTATCAGGATGACGGCCTGGAACTTCTTTTTGATATGAACTATGGAAAGTCGAACGCCATTTATTCCCATACATTTACCTACCGTTTTACCTTTCAGGATTCACAGTTTGTTGAAACGGAGCAGCAGGCGGTGGAAGGGATTGTGTACGGTGTTAAAATGCTGGATGACGGTTATTTTGCAGAACTGGCCATCCCCTGGAAAACCTTAAGGAAAGAACCGGCTGAAGGACAACTTATTGCTTTCGATCTTCAAATAAATGATGACGATGACGGCGGCAGACGCGATTCTAAAATCGGCTGGTGGGAAGACAGTAATGGGCTGGGATTGTTAAAATTAAAGAGCATGTTAAGCACCTTACCAGGGCCACCACGGACGCCGCAAAAATTTGTTTTACTGAGGAATTTCCCCAATCCCTTTAATAGCAGCACCACGCTGGAAATAACAACGGCCGTAACGGATTACTTTCAGATTTCGTTGTATGATCTGCGAGGTAGAAAAATCAAAGTCTTTAAAAAGAAGATTTTACTTAATGCCGGTCTGCACCACATTCGTTTGCCAATGGAGGACATGGCCAGCGGCGTTTATTTTGTGGAGCTGAAAGGTAGAGCAGCGGTAAAACAAATTTCAAAAATAATGTTGTTAAAGTGA
- a CDS encoding sodium:solute symporter family protein: MQHLNWLDLTVIFAFFLIIFAIAAYYTKKAGESTGNFFLSGRNLPWYLAGTAMVATTFAADTPLAVTELVARNGIAGNWLWWNLAIGGMLTVFFFARLWRRAGIMTDLEFVELRYDGRPAAVLRGFRAIYLGLFMNAIVMGWVNKAMEKIFSVVLPEFNAFLLVVLSASIIAVYASASGLLGTARTDSFQFVFAMIGCIVLAVILVQLPQVGGMASLKEKLNPQIINFFPKIGEVSATGITGGALALTVGAFFAHIGLQWWSTWYPGADPGGGGYVAQRMMSAKDEKHSLFATLWFTIAHYAVRPWPWIIVALAALILLPRAQNPDVIRQENPALFVKVEQAFQNKSLLQTEDPVFNSPEFKAMYEKYENTVDPGVMYPKLMLRYLPPGLLGLLIAVFLAAYMSTIASQLNWGTSYLINDFYRRFIRTSASEQHYVVVSRLGIIFMTVFSLLVTKYFLTTISGAWEFIINASAGMGAVLILRWYWWRINAWSEISAMIAPLIIYPFSVYVLGLKSPITLYPIVFGTTVVWLAVTFFTRPVNLEKLKSFYKRTHPGGLGWKRIQEMMPEVKGDSGFGRLFLDWLLGVVMVYSFLFGLGEFLFASYFKGIVILLIGAGAGLLIYLDLKQRGFEKVAG, translated from the coding sequence ATGCAACATCTTAACTGGTTAGACCTAACCGTTATTTTTGCCTTTTTTCTAATTATTTTTGCGATTGCGGCTTATTACACAAAGAAAGCGGGGGAGAGCACAGGCAATTTTTTTCTCTCCGGTCGCAACCTGCCCTGGTATCTTGCTGGAACAGCCATGGTGGCCACTACCTTTGCGGCCGATACGCCTCTGGCGGTTACGGAGCTTGTAGCGCGCAACGGCATTGCAGGTAACTGGCTGTGGTGGAATCTGGCCATTGGCGGCATGTTGACGGTTTTCTTTTTTGCCCGCCTATGGCGCCGGGCGGGAATTATGACCGATCTGGAATTTGTTGAGCTGCGTTACGACGGCAGGCCGGCTGCGGTTTTGCGCGGTTTCCGGGCCATTTATCTGGGCCTTTTTATGAACGCCATCGTTATGGGCTGGGTCAATAAGGCCATGGAAAAGATTTTTTCCGTCGTTTTGCCCGAATTCAATGCTTTTTTACTGGTGGTGCTTTCTGCTTCGATCATTGCCGTTTACGCGTCGGCTTCCGGTTTACTGGGCACGGCCAGAACGGATAGTTTTCAGTTTGTCTTTGCCATGATTGGCTGTATTGTGCTGGCCGTGATTTTAGTGCAGCTTCCGCAGGTGGGCGGCATGGCGTCCTTAAAAGAAAAGCTTAATCCGCAAATCATCAATTTTTTTCCAAAGATTGGGGAGGTCAGCGCCACGGGCATTACCGGCGGGGCGTTGGCGCTTACGGTGGGCGCTTTTTTCGCCCACATAGGCCTGCAGTGGTGGTCAACCTGGTATCCGGGCGCCGATCCGGGCGGCGGCGGTTATGTGGCGCAACGCATGATGTCGGCCAAAGACGAAAAGCACAGCCTGTTTGCCACACTCTGGTTTACCATTGCCCACTATGCCGTTCGTCCCTGGCCGTGGATCATCGTAGCGCTGGCTGCTTTGATCCTTCTGCCGCGCGCCCAAAATCCCGATGTCATTCGTCAGGAAAATCCTGCCCTGTTTGTTAAAGTAGAACAGGCTTTTCAGAACAAATCGCTGTTGCAAACGGAAGATCCAGTTTTTAACTCGCCTGAGTTTAAAGCCATGTACGAAAAATACGAGAACACCGTGGACCCGGGCGTCATGTATCCCAAGTTGATGCTGCGCTACCTGCCTCCCGGATTGCTGGGCCTTTTGATCGCCGTTTTTCTGGCCGCTTACATGTCCACCATCGCCTCGCAGCTCAACTGGGGAACGTCGTATTTGATTAACGATTTTTACCGGCGTTTTATAAGAACCAGCGCATCAGAACAACACTACGTGGTGGTTTCGCGTCTGGGCATCATTTTTATGACTGTTTTTTCGCTGCTGGTCACCAAATATTTTCTTACGACCATCTCCGGGGCGTGGGAGTTCATCATTAACGCCAGCGCCGGCATGGGCGCGGTGTTGATCTTACGCTGGTACTGGTGGCGCATCAACGCCTGGTCAGAAATTTCGGCCATGATTGCGCCGCTAATCATCTATCCATTTTCCGTTTATGTGTTAGGGTTAAAATCGCCCATTACGCTCTATCCTATTGTTTTCGGCACAACGGTAGTCTGGCTGGCCGTTACCTTTTTCACCAGGCCCGTTAATCTTGAAAAATTAAAATCTTTTTACAAAAGAACGCATCCGGGCGGCCTGGGCTGGAAGCGCATCCAGGAGATGATGCCGGAAGTTAAAGGAGACAGCGGTTTTGGACGCCTGTTTTTGGACTGGCTGCTGGGCGTGGTGATGGTTTATTCGTTTTTGTTTGGCCTGGGGGAATTCCTGTTTGCCAGTTATTTTAAAGGAATCGTTATTCTATTGATCGGCGCCGGAGCCGGATTGCTGATCTATCTTGATTTGAAACAAAGGGGATTTGAAAAAGTTGCGGGATAA